A stretch of the Streptomyces sp. NBC_01428 genome encodes the following:
- the mutM gene encoding bifunctional DNA-formamidopyrimidine glycosylase/DNA-(apurinic or apyrimidinic site) lyase encodes MPELPEVEVVRRGLERWVSGRVVKSVEVRHPRAVRRHLAGPDGFAKSLEGQRIGEAMRRGKYLWLPLDDSPFSVLAHLGMSGQLLVQPQEAVEEKHLRIRFRFDDALGTELRFVDQRTFGGLSLHENTADGLPDVIAHIARDPLDPLFDDAAFHVALRARRTTIKRALLDQSLISGVGNIYADEALWRSKLHYERPTGTMTRPRTAELLGHIRDVMNDALAAGGTSFDSLYVNVNGESGYFDRSLDAYGREGEPCRRCGTPMRRRAWMNRSSYFCPRCQRAPRPGADL; translated from the coding sequence GTGCCCGAGTTGCCCGAGGTCGAAGTCGTGCGCCGGGGCTTGGAGCGCTGGGTGTCCGGGCGGGTCGTGAAGTCCGTCGAGGTGCGTCATCCGCGGGCCGTGCGGCGGCACTTGGCGGGGCCGGACGGCTTCGCGAAGTCGCTGGAGGGGCAGCGGATCGGTGAGGCGATGCGGCGCGGCAAGTACCTGTGGCTGCCGCTCGACGATTCGCCGTTCTCCGTGCTCGCGCATCTCGGGATGAGCGGTCAGCTCCTCGTGCAGCCGCAGGAGGCCGTGGAGGAGAAGCACCTGCGGATCCGCTTCCGCTTCGACGACGCCCTCGGCACCGAGCTGCGCTTCGTCGACCAGCGGACCTTCGGGGGCCTCTCGCTGCACGAGAACACCGCCGACGGACTGCCCGACGTCATCGCGCACATCGCCCGCGATCCGCTGGACCCGCTGTTCGACGACGCCGCGTTCCACGTCGCCCTGCGGGCCCGCCGCACGACGATCAAGCGCGCCCTGCTCGACCAGTCGCTGATCAGCGGCGTCGGCAACATCTACGCGGACGAGGCGCTCTGGCGTTCCAAGCTGCACTACGAGCGTCCGACGGGGACCATGACCCGGCCGCGCACGGCCGAACTCCTCGGCCACATCCGCGACGTCATGAACGACGCCCTCGCCGCCGGCGGCACGAGCTTCGACAGCCTCTACGTCAACGTGAACGGTGAGTCGGGCTACTTCGACCGCTCGCTCGACGCGTACGGGCGCGAGGGCGAGCCGTGCCGTCGCTGCGGGACGCCGATGCGGCGGCGGGCCTGGATGAACCGCTCCAGCTATTTCTGCCCACGCTGCCAGCGCGCACCGCGGCCGGGCGCCGACCTCTAG
- the rsmD gene encoding 16S rRNA (guanine(966)-N(2))-methyltransferase RsmD has protein sequence MGATDTPPAQRTLMTRVIAGRAGGRRLAVPPGTGTRPTSDRAREGLFSTWQSLLGGPLDGERVLDLYAGSGAVGLEALSRGAAHTLLVEADARAARIIRENVTTLGLPGAEVRAGKAEQIIRTAPPAVPYDLVFLDPPYAVSDDDLREILLTLRTGGWLTGDALVTVERSTRGGEFVWPDGFEAVRARRYGEGTFWYGRAASTCEDAR, from the coding sequence CTGGGAGCGACCGACACACCCCCAGCGCAAAGGACCCTCATGACCCGCGTGATCGCCGGCCGGGCCGGCGGACGCCGTCTGGCCGTCCCGCCGGGCACCGGCACCCGCCCCACCTCCGACCGGGCGCGCGAGGGCCTCTTCTCCACCTGGCAGTCCCTGCTCGGCGGCCCGCTGGACGGCGAGCGCGTCCTCGACCTGTACGCGGGGTCGGGCGCCGTCGGCCTGGAGGCGCTCAGCCGCGGCGCCGCGCACACCCTCCTCGTCGAGGCGGACGCCCGCGCGGCCCGGATCATCCGCGAGAACGTGACGACCCTGGGCCTGCCGGGCGCCGAGGTCAGAGCGGGCAAAGCGGAACAGATCATCCGCACGGCGCCGCCCGCCGTCCCGTACGACCTGGTCTTCCTCGACCCTCCGTACGCCGTCTCGGACGACGATCTTCGCGAGATCCTGCTCACACTCCGGACGGGGGGCTGGCTCACCGGGGATGCGCTCGTCACCGTGGAGCGCAGCACCAGAGGCGGCGAATTCGTGTGGCCGGACGGTTTCGAAGCCGTCAGGGCCCGTCGATACGGCGAGGGCACGTTTTGGTACGGTCGCGCCGCCTCTACGTGCGAAGACGCACGATGA
- the coaD gene encoding pantetheine-phosphate adenylyltransferase → MRRAVCPGSFDPITNGHLDIIARASPLYDVVHVVVMINQSKKGLFTVDERIELIREVTAEFGNVQVEAYHGLLVDYCKQRDIPAIVKGLRAVSDFDYELQMAQMNNGLSGVETLFIPTSPTYSFLSSSLVKEVAQWGGDISHLVPPLVLEQLTERLGKH, encoded by the coding sequence TTGCGCCGCGCCGTCTGTCCGGGGTCATTCGACCCCATCACCAACGGACACCTCGACATCATCGCCCGCGCCTCCCCGCTGTACGACGTCGTACATGTCGTGGTGATGATCAACCAGTCGAAGAAGGGCCTGTTCACGGTCGACGAGCGGATCGAGCTGATCCGCGAGGTCACGGCCGAGTTCGGCAATGTCCAGGTCGAGGCCTACCACGGCCTCCTCGTCGACTACTGCAAGCAGCGCGACATCCCGGCCATCGTGAAGGGCCTGCGCGCGGTCAGCGACTTCGACTACGAACTCCAGATGGCCCAGATGAACAACGGCCTCTCGGGAGTCGAGACCCTTTTCATCCCCACCAGCCCCACGTACAGCTTCCTGTCCTCCTCGCTGGTCAAGGAGGTCGCGCAGTGGGGCGGCGACATCAGCCACCTGGTGCCGCCACTGGTTCTGGAGCAGCTCACGGAGCGGCTGGGCAAGCACTGA
- the rnc gene encoding ribonuclease III, translating to MSDAKADSNAKKKADNTASSHTLLEGRLGYKLESALLVRALTHRSYAYENGGLPTNERLEFLGDSVLGLVVTDTLYRTHPDLPEGQLAKLRAAVVNSRALAEVGRGLELGLFIRLGRGEEGTGGRDKASILADTLEAVIGAVYLDQGLEAAGELVHRLFDPLIEKSSNLGAGLDWKTSLQELTATEGLGVPEYLVSETGPDHEKTFTAAARVGGVSYGTGTGRSKKEAEQQAAESAWRAIRSAADERAKSAQAAEQAAHAAQLAAKEAEGTADTPSTPTTDTATA from the coding sequence ATGTCTGACGCCAAGGCGGACTCAAACGCCAAGAAAAAGGCGGACAACACAGCCTCGTCCCACACGCTTCTGGAAGGGCGGCTCGGCTACAAGCTCGAGTCCGCCCTTCTGGTGCGTGCGCTGACCCACCGTTCCTACGCGTACGAGAACGGCGGTCTGCCGACCAACGAGCGCCTGGAGTTCCTCGGGGACTCCGTGCTGGGGCTCGTGGTCACGGACACGCTGTACCGCACCCACCCCGACCTGCCCGAGGGCCAACTGGCCAAGTTGCGGGCCGCGGTGGTCAATTCTCGTGCGCTGGCGGAAGTGGGCCGCGGCCTCGAACTCGGCCTCTTCATCCGGCTCGGCCGGGGTGAGGAAGGCACGGGAGGCCGGGACAAGGCGTCCATCCTCGCCGACACCCTTGAAGCGGTGATCGGCGCTGTCTATCTCGACCAGGGTCTGGAAGCGGCGGGCGAACTCGTCCACCGGCTCTTCGATCCGCTGATCGAGAAGTCCTCGAACCTCGGTGCCGGCCTGGACTGGAAGACCAGTCTCCAGGAGCTCACCGCGACCGAGGGGCTCGGTGTTCCCGAGTACCTGGTCTCGGAGACCGGTCCCGACCACGAGAAGACCTTTACTGCTGCCGCCCGCGTCGGAGGCGTCTCGTACGGCACCGGCACCGGCCGCAGCAAGAAGGAGGCGGAGCAGCAGGCCGCGGAGTCCGCGTGGCGTGCGATCCGTTCCGCCGCGGACGAACGCGCGAAGTCGGCCCAGGCCGCGGAGCAGGCGGCTCATGCCGCTCAGCTGGCGGCCAAGGAAGCCGAGGGGACCGCCGACACCCCCTCGACGCCGACCACCGACACGGCCACGGCCTGA
- a CDS encoding flavodoxin family protein: MTTPVVSIAYHSGYGHTAVLAEAVRTGALEAGAEVHLIQVDAITDAQWEQLDASDAVVFGSPTYMGTASGAFHVFAEASSKRWFGQDWKDKLAAGFTNSGSKSGDKLHTLQFFQILAAQHGMNWVNLGLHPGWNNSAGSEHDLNRLGVFAGAAAATNVDEGPDAVHPSDVATAEHLGRRITETARIFTLGRAAAVPVA; encoded by the coding sequence GTGACGACCCCTGTTGTCTCCATCGCCTACCACTCCGGCTACGGCCACACCGCGGTCCTCGCGGAGGCCGTGCGCACGGGTGCTCTCGAAGCCGGTGCCGAGGTCCACCTCATCCAGGTCGACGCGATCACCGACGCGCAGTGGGAGCAGCTCGACGCCTCGGACGCCGTGGTCTTCGGGTCGCCGACGTACATGGGCACCGCGTCGGGCGCCTTCCACGTCTTCGCGGAGGCGTCCTCGAAGCGCTGGTTCGGACAGGACTGGAAGGACAAGCTGGCCGCCGGGTTCACCAACTCCGGCTCCAAGAGCGGCGACAAGCTGCACACCCTGCAGTTCTTCCAGATCCTCGCCGCCCAGCACGGCATGAACTGGGTCAACCTCGGTCTGCACCCGGGCTGGAACAACAGCGCCGGCTCCGAGCACGACCTCAACCGCCTCGGCGTCTTCGCGGGCGCCGCCGCGGCCACCAACGTCGACGAGGGCCCCGACGCGGTCCACCCCTCCGACGTCGCCACCGCCGAACACCTGGGCCGCCGCATCACCGAGACGGCCCGTATCTTCACCCTGGGCCGCGCGGCGGCGGTGCCGGTCGCGTAG
- the recG gene encoding ATP-dependent DNA helicase RecG, translating to MDLVPVLDEPLKKALGAATAKVMAEHLGLHTVGDLLHHYPRRYEERGQLTHLADLPLDEHVTVVAQVADARLHTFASSKAPRGKGQRLEVTITDGSGRLQLVFFGHGVHKPHKELLPGTRAMFSGKVSVFNRRLQLAHPAYELLTGDGDEAVESVDSWAGALIPIYPATAKLESWKIAKSVQTVLPSAQEAVDPLPDSLRDGRGLVTLPEALLKIHRPHTKADVEDARARLKWDEAFVLQVALARRRHADAQLPAVARVPAPDGLLTAFDAKLPFTLTEGQQKVSKEIFDGLATEHPMHRLLQGEVGSGKTMVALRAMLAVVDAGGQAAMLAPTEVLAQQHHRSITEMMGELAEGGMLGGAEHSTKVVLLTGSMGTAGRRQALLDLVTGEAGLVIGTHALIEDKVQFHDLGLVVVDEQHRFGVEQRDALRGKGKQPPHLLVMTATPIPRTVAMTVFGDLETSVLDQLPAGRSPIASHVVPAADKPHFLARAWERVREEVENGHQAYVVCPRIGDEDDDPKKGRKKASPEDDAEKRPPLAVLDVAAQLAKGPLQGLRIEVLHGRMHPDDKDAVMRRFAAGETDVLVATTVIEVGVNVPNATAMVIMDADRFGVSQLHQLRGRVGRGSAAGLCLLVSEMPEASPARQRLTAVASTLDGFELSRIDLEQRREGDVLGQAQSGVRSSLRMLAVIEDEEIIAEAREEATAVVAADPELTGLPGLRTALDALLDEEREQYLDKG from the coding sequence ATGGATCTCGTGCCCGTGCTCGATGAACCACTGAAGAAGGCGCTCGGTGCCGCCACCGCGAAGGTGATGGCCGAGCACCTCGGCCTGCACACCGTCGGCGATCTGCTGCACCACTACCCGCGCAGATACGAGGAGCGGGGACAGCTCACCCACCTCGCCGACCTGCCGTTGGACGAGCACGTGACCGTGGTCGCCCAGGTCGCCGACGCGCGCCTGCACACCTTCGCCTCCTCCAAGGCGCCCCGCGGCAAGGGCCAGCGCCTGGAGGTCACCATCACGGACGGCAGCGGCCGCCTCCAACTGGTCTTCTTCGGACACGGCGTGCACAAGCCCCACAAGGAGCTGCTGCCCGGCACCCGCGCGATGTTCTCCGGCAAGGTCTCCGTCTTCAACCGCCGCCTCCAGCTCGCCCACCCGGCGTACGAACTGCTGACCGGGGACGGCGACGAGGCCGTGGAGAGCGTCGACAGCTGGGCCGGCGCCCTCATCCCGATCTACCCGGCGACCGCCAAGCTGGAGTCCTGGAAGATCGCCAAGTCCGTGCAGACCGTCCTCCCGAGCGCCCAGGAGGCCGTCGACCCCCTCCCGGACTCCCTGCGGGACGGCCGCGGCCTGGTGACCCTCCCCGAGGCGCTCCTCAAGATCCACCGCCCGCACACCAAGGCGGACGTCGAGGACGCCCGCGCCCGCCTCAAGTGGGACGAGGCCTTCGTCCTCCAGGTCGCCCTCGCCCGCCGCCGGCACGCCGACGCCCAACTCCCGGCCGTGGCCCGCGTCCCCGCCCCGGACGGCCTGCTCACCGCCTTCGACGCCAAGCTCCCCTTCACCCTCACCGAGGGCCAGCAGAAGGTCTCCAAGGAGATCTTCGACGGCCTCGCCACCGAACACCCGATGCACCGACTGCTCCAGGGAGAGGTCGGAAGCGGGAAGACGATGGTGGCCCTGCGCGCCATGCTCGCCGTCGTCGACGCCGGAGGGCAGGCCGCGATGCTCGCGCCCACCGAGGTGCTGGCGCAGCAGCATCACCGGTCGATCACCGAGATGATGGGGGAGCTGGCCGAGGGCGGCATGCTGGGCGGGGCCGAGCACTCGACGAAGGTCGTGCTGCTCACCGGTTCCATGGGGACGGCGGGCCGTCGGCAGGCGCTGCTGGACCTGGTCACCGGCGAGGCGGGACTCGTCATCGGCACGCACGCGCTGATCGAGGACAAGGTCCAGTTCCACGACCTGGGCCTCGTCGTGGTCGACGAACAGCACCGCTTCGGCGTCGAGCAGCGCGACGCCCTGCGCGGCAAGGGCAAGCAGCCCCCGCACCTGCTGGTCATGACCGCCACCCCCATCCCGCGCACGGTCGCGATGACGGTCTTCGGCGACCTGGAGACCTCCGTCCTCGACCAGCTGCCCGCCGGCCGATCCCCGATCGCCAGCCATGTCGTCCCCGCCGCCGACAAGCCGCACTTCCTCGCCCGCGCGTGGGAGCGCGTGCGCGAGGAAGTGGAGAACGGCCACCAGGCCTACGTCGTCTGCCCCCGCATCGGCGACGAGGACGACGACCCGAAGAAGGGCAGGAAGAAGGCCTCGCCCGAGGACGACGCGGAGAAGCGTCCGCCGCTGGCCGTCCTGGACGTCGCCGCCCAGCTCGCCAAGGGCCCCCTCCAGGGGCTCCGGATCGAGGTCCTGCACGGCAGGATGCACCCCGACGACAAGGACGCCGTGATGCGCCGCTTCGCCGCCGGCGAGACGGACGTCCTGGTCGCGACGACGGTCATCGAGGTCGGGGTGAACGTTCCGAACGCCACCGCCATGGTGATCATGGACGCCGACCGCTTCGGCGTCTCCCAACTCCACCAGCTGCGGGGCCGCGTCGGCCGCGGCTCGGCGGCCGGGCTGTGCCTGCTGGTCTCCGAGATGCCCGAGGCGAGCCCGGCCCGCCAGCGGCTGACCGCGGTGGCCTCCACGCTGGACGGCTTCGAACTCTCCCGCATCGACCTCGAACAGCGCCGCGAGGGCGACGTCCTCGGCCAGGCCCAGTCCGGCGTCCGCTCCTCCCTGCGCATGCTCGCCGTCATCGAGGACGAGGAGATCATCGCGGAGGCCCGCGAGGAGGCCACCGCGGTCGTCGCCGCGGATCCCGAGCTGACCGGCCTGCCCGGGCTGCGCACCGCCCTGGACGCCCTGCTCGACGAGGAGCGCGAGCAGTACCTGGACAAGGGCTGA
- a CDS encoding ATP synthase F0 subunit B: MDVQKKLDEIVAAVGSARSMPMSASCVVNRADLLSMLEEVRQALPGSLAQAQELIGGREQMVEQARQEAERIIETAHAERGSLISDTEVARRSQNEADRILAESRQEAEEIRAEADDYVDSKLANFEVVLTKTLGSVGRGREKLLGTGPGVDEQGYEDEDAPERSHDPETLRRNADEYVDIKLGAFEAVLAKTLEAVGRGRQKLHGRIASDDLGDLTPFGEDGTPGLHTSDSDYLAGLADLAEAPEQPDQSPEVPAQQSTYGQQQEAYAYQHQQQDPYGYQQQYAQQQDPYGYQQADPYAAYPQQGYDQQAAYDQNQQQAYVQQQGQGQVQEQQAQALDETSLFDTGMISAEQLRAYEQGRGGH; this comes from the coding sequence GTGGACGTGCAGAAGAAGCTCGATGAGATCGTGGCTGCGGTCGGCAGCGCCCGGTCCATGCCCATGTCGGCCTCGTGCGTGGTCAACCGCGCCGACCTGCTCTCGATGCTCGAAGAGGTGCGCCAGGCGCTGCCCGGCTCCCTCGCCCAGGCGCAGGAGCTGATCGGCGGCCGCGAGCAGATGGTGGAGCAGGCCCGTCAGGAGGCCGAGCGGATCATCGAGACCGCGCACGCCGAGCGCGGCTCCCTGATCTCCGACACCGAGGTCGCCCGCCGCTCGCAGAACGAGGCGGACCGGATCCTCGCCGAGTCCCGTCAGGAGGCCGAGGAGATCCGCGCCGAGGCCGACGACTACGTCGACTCCAAGCTCGCCAACTTCGAGGTCGTCCTCACCAAGACTCTCGGCTCGGTCGGCCGCGGCCGCGAGAAGCTCCTCGGTACCGGCCCGGGCGTCGACGAGCAGGGCTACGAGGACGAGGACGCCCCCGAGCGCAGCCACGACCCGGAGACCCTGCGCCGCAACGCCGACGAATACGTCGACATCAAGCTCGGCGCCTTCGAGGCCGTCCTCGCCAAGACGCTGGAGGCCGTCGGCCGCGGCCGGCAGAAGCTGCACGGCCGGATCGCCAGCGACGACCTCGGCGACCTGACCCCCTTCGGCGAGGACGGGACGCCGGGCCTGCACACCAGCGACTCCGACTACCTGGCCGGCCTCGCCGATCTGGCCGAGGCCCCGGAGCAGCCCGACCAGAGCCCCGAGGTGCCCGCCCAGCAGTCGACGTACGGCCAGCAGCAGGAGGCGTACGCCTACCAGCACCAGCAGCAGGACCCGTACGGCTATCAGCAGCAGTACGCCCAGCAGCAGGACCCGTACGGCTACCAGCAGGCCGACCCGTACGCGGCCTACCCGCAGCAGGGGTACGACCAGCAGGCCGCCTACGACCAGAACCAGCAGCAGGCGTACGTCCAGCAGCAGGGGCAGGGGCAGGTCCAGGAACAGCAGGCGCAGGCGCTCGACGAGACCAGTCTCTTCGACACCGGCATGATCAGCGCCGAGCAGCTCAGGGCCTACGAACAGGGGCGCGGCGGCCACTGA
- a CDS encoding winged helix-turn-helix transcriptional regulator, translating to MESVAPVSERPDRDEGAACPDGEDLAYNVFARSCPSRGTLEHVTGRWGSLTLGALHDGTFRFNELRRRIDGVSEKMLSQTLHALERDGLVHRDAQPTNPPRVDYSLTPLGRQVAERLIGLITFVEGSMDEVLESRGRYDTTRGA from the coding sequence ATGGAATCCGTCGCCCCCGTGTCCGAGCGTCCCGACCGCGACGAGGGCGCCGCCTGCCCCGACGGCGAGGACCTCGCGTACAACGTGTTCGCGCGCAGCTGCCCGTCCCGGGGCACGCTGGAGCACGTCACCGGCCGCTGGGGCTCGCTCACACTGGGCGCCCTGCACGACGGCACGTTCCGCTTCAACGAACTGCGGCGCCGGATCGACGGCGTCAGCGAGAAGATGCTCTCCCAGACCCTGCACGCGCTGGAACGCGACGGGCTGGTGCACCGGGACGCGCAGCCCACGAACCCGCCCCGCGTCGACTACAGCCTCACGCCGCTCGGCCGTCAGGTCGCCGAGCGCCTGATCGGCCTCATCACGTTCGTGGAGGGCAGCATGGACGAGGTCCTGGAGTCCCGCGGGCGCTACGACACGACGCGCGGGGCATGA
- the rpmF gene encoding 50S ribosomal protein L32, with product MAVPKRKMSRSNTRHRRSQWKAAVPTLVACERCHEPKLQHIACPACGTYNKRQVLEV from the coding sequence GTGGCTGTTCCGAAGCGGAAGATGTCGCGCAGCAACACGCGCCACCGCCGGTCGCAGTGGAAGGCTGCGGTCCCCACCCTGGTTGCGTGCGAGCGCTGCCACGAGCCCAAGCTGCAGCACATCGCGTGCCCGGCTTGCGGCACCTATAACAAGCGCCAGGTCCTCGAGGTCTGA
- a CDS encoding YceD family protein, which yields MALNARLDHRNPLVFDTHELGRRPGALQRLNRTIDAPVDLGIQGVIGVPEGAPVELDLRLESVMEGVLVTGTARASAKGECVRCLEPLEQVLTADFQEMFSYPDADDRGRPKAEPADDAEDDEDTLFLEDGLFDLEPVLRDAVVLALPMQPVCQDDCPGLCSECGARLADDPEHHHDAVDIRWAALQGLAGSLEDGEKDELSGAEPGVDEKQEK from the coding sequence ATGGCTCTGAACGCCCGCCTCGACCACCGCAACCCTCTTGTGTTCGACACACACGAGCTGGGGCGGCGTCCTGGCGCGCTGCAGCGCCTGAACCGCACGATCGACGCCCCCGTGGATCTGGGGATCCAGGGTGTCATCGGAGTGCCGGAAGGCGCCCCGGTGGAGCTCGACCTCCGCCTGGAGTCGGTCATGGAAGGGGTGCTTGTCACAGGCACCGCCCGTGCATCGGCCAAGGGGGAGTGCGTAAGGTGTCTGGAGCCGCTCGAGCAGGTGCTCACAGCGGACTTCCAGGAGATGTTCTCGTACCCTGACGCCGATGACCGGGGCCGCCCCAAGGCGGAGCCGGCCGACGACGCCGAGGACGACGAGGACACGCTCTTCCTCGAGGACGGACTGTTCGACCTCGAACCCGTGCTGCGTGATGCGGTGGTGCTCGCACTGCCGATGCAGCCGGTGTGCCAGGACGACTGCCCGGGCCTGTGCTCCGAATGCGGAGCCCGGCTCGCGGACGACCCGGAACACCACCATGACGCCGTCGACATCCGTTGGGCGGCACTGCAGGGACTCGCCGGTTCACTCGAAGATGGCGAGAAGGACGAGTTGAGCGGCGCCGAACCTGGCGTCGACGAGAAGCAGGAGAAGTAG
- a CDS encoding HSP90 family protein — translation MDSQTSQPSPASPSPHTFQVDLRGLVDLLSHHLYSSPKVYLRELLQNAVDAITARRAEQPDAPATVRLHAEDGTLHVEDSGIGLTESDVHSLLATIGRSSKRDDGLESARSDFLGQFGIGLLACFVVAERIRVVSRSARTPDAAPVEWTAADDGSYTVRTLPHSARPEPGTTVHLVARAGAGEWLSAERVRSLARDFGALLPYDVRVGDEPIADLPAPWDRSYPSPATRRVALARHCHDLFGFTPLDSIDLDVPLAGIRGVAYVLPSAVSPAQRASHRVHLKGMLLTERAEQLLPDWAFFVRCVLDTDSLRPTASRESLYEDETLAAVREALGERIRSWLTGLAAGDPERLAAFLSVHHLGVKSLARHDPEMLRTMLPWLPFETTDGRLSLEEFAQRHPVVHFTRTVEEYRQVAPIASAQGVGVVNGGYTYDSELVEALPSVRPGTVVSELDADTVTAHLDGVDPAEELALAPFLAAARARLDPLGCDVVLRAFHPLSVPALHLDDRAARHEQARADAEEQADDLWAGILGSLRGSAPRARLVLNHLNPLIRRISSLDEPDLIGTATESLYGQALLMAQRPLRPADSALLNRAFIGLLEWATHTDPGKDDRR, via the coding sequence ATGGACTCCCAGACCTCACAGCCTTCTCCGGCCTCCCCGTCTCCTCACACGTTCCAGGTGGACCTGCGCGGTCTGGTCGACCTGCTCTCCCATCACCTGTACTCCAGTCCCAAGGTCTATCTGCGCGAACTGCTGCAGAACGCCGTCGACGCGATCACCGCGCGGCGCGCCGAGCAGCCGGACGCGCCCGCGACGGTGCGGTTGCACGCCGAGGACGGCACGCTGCACGTGGAGGACTCGGGCATCGGGCTCACGGAGTCCGACGTGCACAGTCTGCTCGCGACGATCGGCCGCAGTTCCAAGCGCGACGACGGCCTGGAGTCGGCCCGTTCGGACTTCCTCGGCCAGTTCGGGATCGGGCTGCTGGCCTGCTTCGTCGTGGCCGAGCGCATCCGGGTGGTCAGCCGCAGCGCGCGGACGCCCGACGCGGCGCCGGTCGAGTGGACGGCGGCCGACGACGGTTCGTACACCGTGCGCACCCTGCCGCACTCGGCTCGCCCCGAACCGGGCACCACCGTGCACCTGGTGGCGCGCGCGGGGGCCGGCGAGTGGCTGAGCGCCGAGCGCGTCAGGTCGCTGGCACGGGACTTCGGGGCGCTGCTGCCGTACGACGTGCGGGTGGGCGACGAGCCGATCGCGGACCTTCCGGCGCCCTGGGACCGCTCCTATCCGAGCCCGGCCACGCGGCGGGTGGCACTGGCCCGGCACTGTCACGACCTGTTCGGGTTCACTCCGCTGGACTCGATCGACCTGGACGTGCCGCTCGCCGGGATCCGGGGTGTCGCCTATGTGCTGCCGTCCGCGGTCAGCCCGGCCCAGCGGGCGAGTCACCGGGTGCACCTGAAGGGCATGCTGCTCACCGAGCGGGCCGAACAGCTGCTGCCCGACTGGGCGTTCTTCGTGCGCTGCGTCCTCGACACCGACAGCCTGCGGCCCACCGCGTCGCGCGAGTCGCTGTACGAGGACGAGACGCTCGCGGCCGTACGGGAGGCGTTGGGCGAGCGCATCCGGTCCTGGCTGACGGGGCTCGCGGCGGGCGATCCGGAGCGGCTGGCCGCGTTCCTCTCGGTGCATCACCTGGGGGTGAAGTCGCTGGCGCGGCACGATCCGGAGATGCTGCGCACGATGCTGCCGTGGCTGCCCTTCGAGACGACCGACGGACGGCTGTCGCTGGAGGAGTTCGCGCAGCGGCACCCGGTGGTGCACTTCACGCGGACGGTGGAGGAGTACCGGCAGGTCGCGCCGATCGCCTCCGCGCAGGGCGTCGGGGTCGTCAACGGCGGCTACACGTACGACAGCGAGCTGGTCGAGGCGCTGCCGTCGGTGCGTCCGGGCACGGTCGTCTCGGAGCTGGACGCGGACACCGTGACCGCGCACCTGGACGGGGTGGACCCGGCCGAGGAGCTGGCGCTCGCGCCGTTCCTGGCGGCGGCGCGGGCCCGGCTCGACCCGCTGGGCTGCGACGTCGTCCTGCGGGCCTTCCATCCGCTGTCGGTGCCCGCGCTGCACCTGGACGACCGTGCGGCCCGGCACGAGCAGGCCCGCGCGGACGCCGAGGAGCAGGCCGACGACCTGTGGGCGGGCATCCTGGGCTCGCTGCGCGGCAGCGCCCCGCGCGCGCGGCTGGTCCTCAACCACCTCAACCCGTTGATCCGGCGCATCAGTTCGCTCGACGAGCCGGACCTGATCGGCACGGCCACGGAGTCGCTCTACGGGCAGGCCCTGCTGATGGCGCAGCGCCCGTTGCGTCCGGCGGACTCCGCGCTCCTGAACCGTGCGTTCATCGGTCTCCTGGAGTGGGCCACGCACACCGACCCCGGAAAGGACGACCGGCGATGA